A genomic stretch from Silurus meridionalis isolate SWU-2019-XX chromosome 1, ASM1480568v1, whole genome shotgun sequence includes:
- the sys1 gene encoding protein SYS1 homolog — MASQFRSYIWDPVLIISQIILMQCIYYSFLGLWLAGVDGLVHTNRSLNQIFSYEVLGFSTTHGRLSMIAFILNSLTCALGLWLFIRRGKQCLDFTITVHFFHMIGCWIYNSHLPVALSWWLVNVACIALMAVIGEYLCMRTELRAIPVNTGPKSNL; from the exons ATGGCCAGTCAGTTCCGTAGCTATATTTGGGATCCAGTGCTCATCATCTCCCAGATCATCCTGATGCAATGCATCTACTACAGCTTCCTAGGCCTGTGGTTGGCCGGCGTGGATGGTCTCGTGCACACCAACAGATCTCTCAATCAGATATTCAGTTACGag GTCCTCGGTTTTTCAACAACACATGGACGACTCTCTATGATTGCATTCATTCTGAACTCTCTCACATG TGCTCTGGGCTTGTGGTTATTCATCCGCCGGGGGAAGCAGTGTTTGGACTTTACAATCACGGTGCATTTCTTCCATATGATCGGCTGCTGGATCTATAACTCCCACCTGCCGGTTGCGTTGTCATGGTGGCTGGTTAACGTGGCCTGCATTGCCCTAATGGCAGTCATCGGCGAGTACTTGTGCATGAGGACAGAGCTCCGGGCCATTCCCGTGAATACTGGCCCCAAATCCAACCTCTGA